A genomic window from Gammaproteobacteria bacterium includes:
- a CDS encoding AsmA family protein → MGSAGQFEGREAHIMKRLLKFLVWLSGIALLIVAALLVVLPLVVNPNDFKEDISQAVKDATGRELSFHGDITLSLFPWLGVELGGVSLANAPGFGPEPFAEVGGAVVKVRLLPLLSREVEISTLSLKDLRLNLSRHADGRSNWDDLGGPAAPATAGAKAAVPSAPLPALAALAIGGVAVENAQLRWDDQSTGQHVQLGQFNLKSGAIIPGQPVVVSLSTAFATAAPPRRGRLELAGELDFDLAFTRIKLQQLRLNTQLQGEALPAPEVALVLTGAADLDLETQRHRLHSLSLSTTLTGPELPEGRVTATLAADLDLDLAAETAVVRGLDLNTLGIQAQGRLRAVHILSAPSVTGELTLPPFNARTVLKKLRGEALDTADPQALGAVGARLAFAVDETQARLTALTATLDDSTLTGTAGVSNFAHPAVRFNLKLDGIDADRYLPPPGDSPVAATPAGAGAAGAAALPLETLRALDIEGRLAVGRLKIAKLHLQDIQARLQARDGVLLLQPLGAKLYGGRYQGDLALDVRGDAPVIKMNERLEMVQAGPLTRDLLREELVSGLGDLTVTLSARGLDPDAALRSLNGTAVVNVTQGGIRGLNLAKAIKAEYAPSLQRALGNSGELDQTLFRRLGLTARIKNGVASTGDLTLDSAQLHVLGQGNVNLLTEQVDLRLEATPKGQFEKQMGQFAGIAIPVNVRGTYTELQTTIDLDEALKRAAKARLGRRKQKLEEELKRKAEAEKAKVRARLEAKKAKAKEKLEEELKGKLKGLFP, encoded by the coding sequence ATGGGGTCGGCGGGACAGTTCGAGGGGCGGGAGGCCCACATCATGAAACGTCTGCTGAAATTCCTGGTCTGGCTGAGCGGTATCGCGCTGCTGATTGTGGCGGCCCTGCTGGTTGTCCTGCCCCTGGTGGTGAACCCCAACGACTTCAAGGAAGACATCAGCCAGGCGGTCAAAGACGCCACCGGCCGGGAGCTGAGTTTCCACGGCGATATCACATTGTCCCTCTTCCCCTGGCTGGGGGTGGAACTGGGTGGGGTGAGCCTGGCCAACGCCCCCGGCTTCGGCCCCGAGCCCTTTGCCGAAGTGGGGGGTGCGGTGGTGAAGGTGCGCCTGCTGCCCCTGCTCAGCCGGGAAGTGGAAATCAGCACGCTGAGCCTGAAGGATTTGCGCCTGAATCTGAGCCGCCATGCCGACGGCCGCAGCAATTGGGACGACCTGGGCGGTCCCGCCGCGCCCGCCACAGCCGGCGCCAAAGCCGCAGTCCCCAGCGCACCGCTACCGGCCCTGGCGGCCCTGGCCATCGGCGGCGTGGCGGTGGAAAACGCCCAGCTGCGCTGGGACGACCAAAGCACCGGCCAGCATGTTCAGCTCGGCCAGTTCAATCTCAAATCCGGCGCCATCATTCCCGGTCAGCCGGTGGTCGTCAGCCTGAGCACCGCTTTTGCCACCGCGGCGCCACCGCGGCGCGGCCGCTTGGAGCTGGCCGGCGAGCTTGACTTTGATCTGGCTTTCACCCGGATCAAACTGCAACAGCTTCGCCTGAACACACAGCTCCAGGGCGAAGCCCTGCCCGCACCGGAAGTGGCGCTGGTCCTCACCGGCGCCGCCGATTTGGATCTGGAAACCCAACGCCATCGCCTCCACTCCCTCAGCCTGAGCACCACCCTGACCGGTCCGGAGCTGCCCGAAGGCCGGGTCACGGCCACCCTGGCCGCGGACCTCGACCTGGACCTGGCCGCGGAAACCGCGGTGGTGAGGGGGCTGGATCTGAACACCCTGGGGATACAGGCCCAGGGCCGGCTCCGTGCCGTCCACATCCTCAGTGCACCCTCCGTCACGGGGGAACTGACCCTGCCTCCCTTCAACGCGCGAACCGTGCTGAAAAAATTGAGGGGTGAAGCCCTGGACACTGCCGATCCCCAGGCCCTCGGCGCGGTGGGCGCCCGCCTCGCCTTCGCCGTTGACGAGACGCAGGCCAGGCTCACCGCGCTGACCGCAACGCTCGACGACAGCACCCTCACAGGCACGGCCGGCGTGAGCAATTTCGCCCACCCCGCCGTCCGCTTCAATTTGAAGCTCGACGGCATCGACGCCGACCGCTATCTGCCGCCACCCGGCGACTCTCCCGTGGCCGCCACCCCCGCCGGCGCCGGGGCCGCCGGGGCGGCGGCGCTGCCCCTGGAGACGCTGCGGGCGCTGGATATCGAGGGCCGCCTGGCCGTCGGCCGACTCAAAATCGCCAAGCTGCACCTGCAGGACATCCAGGCCCGGCTTCAGGCCAGGGACGGCGTCCTCCTCCTGCAGCCGCTGGGCGCAAAGCTCTACGGTGGCCGCTATCAGGGCGATCTCGCCCTGGACGTGCGCGGTGATGCCCCCGTGATCAAAATGAACGAACGCCTGGAAATGGTGCAGGCCGGTCCCCTCACCCGGGACCTGCTGAGGGAAGAACTGGTGAGCGGCCTGGGCGACCTCACCGTCACCCTGAGCGCCCGCGGCCTGGACCCGGACGCCGCGCTGCGCAGTCTGAACGGCACGGCAGTGGTCAATGTCACCCAGGGCGGCATCCGCGGCCTCAACCTGGCGAAAGCCATCAAAGCGGAATACGCCCCAAGCCTGCAACGCGCCCTTGGCAACAGCGGTGAGCTGGATCAGACCCTGTTCCGTCGCCTGGGCCTCACCGCCCGGATAAAAAACGGCGTGGCCTCCACCGGCGATCTGACGCTGGACTCTGCCCAATTGCACGTGCTGGGCCAGGGCAACGTCAACCTCCTCACTGAACAAGTGGATCTGCGCCTGGAGGCCACACCCAAAGGTCAGTTCGAAAAACAGATGGGTCAGTTCGCAGGTATCGCCATCCCCGTCAATGTGCGCGGCACATACACTGAACTCCAAACCACCATCGACTTGGACGAGGCATTGAAGCGCGCGGCCAAAGCCCGCCTCGGCCGCCGGAAACAAAAACTGGAAGAAGAGCTGAAACGCAAAGCCGAGGCAGAAAAAGCCAAGGTCCGTGCCCGCCTGGAAGCGAAAAAGGCCAAGGCCAAAGAAAAGCTGGAAGAAGAACTCAAAGGCAAACTCAAAGGTTTGTTCCCG